TTTATGAAACAACCCCTAGTTGTTCAACAAACGTTTATCACGCTTCTTTGCGCCGACAAACAACCTAACATAAGCGTTTAACCAGTGACGTGAGTTGCCGGTGTAAAATTACTTACCCTATATAAGGTTGCGTTGTAATTGATGCttttaaacacttttgttATCCCTACAAGCTTTATTACAACCCACCATACgcttaaaaatgaaatttaaacgtTCCAGCACGGCACGTTCGCTGCCAAGGGACAAAACCGTGCGCATATAACAACAAACCATTAAAATGGCACATTCGTTGATCGTATGGACATTTGGCGCGACATCTTTATTTACCGCAATCATAAAATAATGGCCAACAAAgagattttcttcctttcgtgTAATTTGTGAACATATTTTGGTAagcattattattaaatatggAATCGTTGTCtgaatatttcataataatgtgtaattttattaaatgctGCATAATAGTTGTGCTGATGGCAATCACCCATTGTACAGCTGTCAACATAGGCACTACAGGAAATGGCGGGAAAACAACAATCCTACGTCCGTACATAAACAGTCCATTCATTGGAAGTGGTTGTATAATTTTGGAACGAATCTTTTCtgtattaaaatttcaaactaaaaatttacgataaaataatcaataacgTCAATAACGTAACGGTAGTAAACAAATCATTTGacaaagtaaacaaatcattTGACGTGCTACAAAGAGCCATTCGGCATCAGTGGCAACAGTAGTTTGATGTTGTCGAATTTAATCGTAAGTATACCCAGTTCTGCGTGTTCATGACCAAAATCATAGATCGGTGCTTCGACAAACAGTTCCGACTCGTTCTGTGTCGATGCTTTCCGCAACTCGTTACGAAGTTTAATGGAAGAGTATCCTATATCCTCACTGGAATGTCCCACATCAAAATCTGTAGAGCGATTCTCATTCACAACTACAAATCGTACCGCATCGTTACCATCCGGTAGAAGCATTTTCTTCAGTTCCTCGCGACGTTCTGCGTGGTGTTTTGTGTCTAGTTCGATATTTACCCGAAAGTTGAATGTATGCTCTAGCCGTACTTCACCCTGATTAGTAATGAACGATGCCGAATGGGGTGTTTCCAATCGATGCCCATAAAGATCGAGAAAGGTAAACTCTACATAGTATAGCGACACCTTGGCTTCCAGCAATCGCTCGACGGCTGATTCGTTCCACCGTACGGATCGTATCTCAATCGTTAGCATATCGTCGCTGGAACgcttaattttaaatatttgatttggtATGGAGGACGTGGTTGGAAGTGGATTCTCCGCTATCTTGTGCCACATCGAGGGAATACGCTGTATGTTGAAGAATCGGGCGTAATTTTCCTGAACCGAATGATCCCCATCTGGAGGATGAAAAAGGAAGGGATAGTTAAGGATATTCATATTATACAATCCATCCAATCCATACCTTTCAGTCGTGGTTCACTCAAGCTGGCAGCATCCCGGAAGGAAATGCGCTTTTTTTCTGATACAGAAGATGTTATTGACCCTCGGTCAGTATTTCCCCGCCGTGCTGCACTTTGTAATGTGTAGAATTGTTCATTCTCCCGCAACGATTTCTAcaatggaataaaaacaattggttgaagaaaatgtacaaaaatcaATACACCGTTGTGCTTAGGCTAGTCGATAATAGATGGCGCTAGCTGTTACTAGTTTTGCTCAGTAGATACAACAAGAAATTTGGAGAAAGTAAATTTGCTAAACCGTAAAAGCTTACCTCCAATGTTTCAGGGTAACTGTTCGCTATTAACAGCTCAACATTATTTGGCTTTGGTGGCTCATCGGTACGATTGTTCATGATTTGCGACAGCTTCGGTATCATCTGGCTGACGCTCACCTGCCGGAACAACTGCTGAGCAGCATCGGCCGCTTCGTAAGCATGCCTTTCCCGACTCATACGTGCGGCTACTGACGAACGTCTGGACAGCGGTGTCGGAGCCAACGTAAAGGGTTCACGTTCATGCATTGTTTTTACACTTCGTTCAACGGGCGAAGGTTCCttgagaaaaacttttcctggTTCAAAGGTCTCAGAGATTGGAGTACCGTTTTCCGCTTGATAGTGTTCAGTCTGTACCGACACACTCATCGACGGGCGTGTCTGAAGTTATCCAATATAATGATCgtaaaaagaataatataaTTTTCGGCTATTTAAGCATATATTAATAAACTGTGCACGCTCATTATCGATAGACAAAATTTCTTCTATTATCACACTTTTTCACATTAACTAAGATCTACTTGAGATCGTAAAGTATGTTAAAGTTTATAGAGTGGCAAAAATTGTCCTTTACATTGGTATTTCGTGGTAAACGTTAAAAGCCGAACAGTTTAGAAATTAACAGTCACTACTGAAGGAAAACATGTTGACAATACAGTCTGCACTTTAAGTCATCTAACCAGTCGCTGATTTGTAGGAAGAAGTGAAAAGACCTAGCATTTAACCTACCGGCGATACGGGACGAACTTCTTTAATGGGTGAggctgaaaagaaaataagtttTGCATAAATACACTCAAATTTTTACTCTCTGTAAGACCAACCTTCCAAACTCTTGAGACTGTGCTCGAGCTGTGTTCTTTCCTCTGCCAGCAGTTCGTTCTCGGTGCGCAAGCCTTCCAGCATCACCGAGAGCGTATCATTATCCTGCTGTAACGTCTTTAGCTTTTCCAACAACTCGCGTTGGGATTCTTTCGTAACGAGTTCCTCCTCCTTCAGcgtatcaatctgtcttagcAACTCCTCGTTGTGTTTCCGCAGTTCGTCCAGCTGGTACTTGAGCAGCTTGTTTTCGTCCACAATtttggtaaagttttcctGTTGGCGCTTCAGAAAGTCTCGCTCAATCTTGTGCGGGAACGGGAAGAACAGTTGAGAGTCCGTATTTAGTTTATATCCAAGCATTCGTGTGATAGAACACACTTACCTCCACTTCAGACATATTTTCCTTAAGCttttcgatgtttttcttcaaacgtTCGCATTCTTCAAACAGGGAAGCATTTTTGTCTTTCTCTTTGCGTATTTGGGCTTCAAGATCACCTGCGAATGATACAGCAGAGAGTGGCATTAGTTTCCAAAGGTAATACAAAAAGCCGAGTATCCGAACTGAAGCTATATGCTACTGTGATATATTCTCTCAGTAAAAAAGCATATGCTAAAAAGAGAACAGCATTTCGGTTGTACATAGAGAGTAAAAAAGCATACGTAAAAGACCTTCAAGAGATAGTTTGAGATAGATTATTCGAGCTTTGTATGCATACAACAATGCCTACCACAACACTAAGCCTGAAAGCAGAACCTGTCGTGGCTCACTTTCTCCTACCTTGCTTCCGCATCTCGTGCTCCATTGAGCGCTTCTGTTCGTCCACCTGTCGCTGCAGTTCCTTCGCGAGATCCTCCACCTGTCGGTTGAGGTTAAGTATTTCGAGGTTTTCTGTCGCGTTGCGCTTCATAATTTCGTACGACAGCTTCTCCTCCAGCTGTCGTGCCAGCAGTGTgctcttttccttttcgttttgcaGCTCCTTCGCATGTGATTGAAggtgagaaaaagaaagacaacaaACATGAATCGAGCCATCTGACACGTGGGCCTTctttggtagtagtagtggaaAACTGGAAAATCGATATCAACTAACCTTGTGAAGATATTTGATGTTTAGCTTCATTTTGACGAGGTCTGTTTCACGCGTTAGCTGCTCGGTACGATGGCGCTCACAGTCCGGGCACTGGACCTGACGGGCCTTGGATTTTGCTGTACCATGGCGGCGATCCTTAGCAATCATCTTGGTACTTGGTACTCCAACGATTCCACCTTTACCTTCAACTCTACCTGACTCTCGTTCGCTCTGGTTTAGATCATCACTGTCTCCGGACAGTACGTCCCGATCCTCATCTACACCGGCCACGACACCATGTTCCTCATCGTCAtcctcgtcttcatcgtcCGCACCGTACGACTTCCGGTGATTGTTACGATGCACCGCCCTATCAGCactatcatcatcgtcgtcctccGTTCGATCGTCCGTACTGGGACGTCCTACCGGACGATGGTGACGATCATCCTCCTCATCGTAACCATCATTCGAGGGCGACGAAGATTTGCACTCTCGACGACCCGCATCCGCATCTTTTGCTGGACGTGCACTCTTGGAGCGACGTTGATTCACAGCGCTTGTCCTTGCAGTGCTGTTGCCCTTGGTGACACTTTGCATCCTTTGCCCTTCGATGGACGTTGCACGACGTAGTGCTTCCAGCTTTTCGTGCAGTTCTCGCCGCTGGAGCTCCAGATCGTGAAGTCTGCTGGGAGGCATAGAGGATGCAATACCATCAGTGAATAGCCAGGGTACGAGGACACACGTTTATGCTTACCTGTAGTGTTCGCTGGAGGCCATATCGAGGCGCGATTTCGATCGATTAT
The DNA window shown above is from Anopheles funestus chromosome 3RL, idAnoFuneDA-416_04, whole genome shotgun sequence and carries:
- the LOC125769903 gene encoding kinesin-related protein 4-like isoform X1, translated to MGKDTVREKDIAAMAGSSRRSGRPVSASPYSENYRPPIDLCQRHLINHRLMVSKLTRRELEDKYLSLCDENYTIKKRFLEQEEQIKRLKTKLTRLSNESNNRSKSRLDMASSEHYSRLHDLELQRRELHEKLEALRRATSIEGQRMQSVTKGNSTARTSAVNQRRSKSARPAKDADAGRRECKSSSPSNDGYDEEDDRHHRPVGRPSTDDRTEDDDDDSADRAVHRNNHRKSYGADDEDEDDDEEHGVVAGVDEDRDVLSGDSDDLNQSERESGRVEGKGGIVGVPSTKMIAKDRRHGTAKSKARQVQCPDCERHRTEQLTRETDLVKMKLNIKYLHKELQNEKEKSTLLARQLEEKLSYEIMKRNATENLEILNLNRQVEDLAKELQRQVDEQKRSMEHEMRKQGDLEAQIRKEKDKNASLFEECERLKKNIEKLKENMSEVEIERDFLKRQQENFTKIVDENKLLKYQLDELRKHNEELLRQIDTLKEEELVTKESQRELLEKLKTLQQDNDTLSVMLEGLRTENELLAEERTQLEHSLKSLEASPIKEVRPVSPTRPSMSVSVQTEHYQAENGTPISETFEPGKVFLKEPSPVERSVKTMHEREPFTLAPTPLSRRSSVAARMSRERHAYEAADAAQQLFRQVSVSQMIPKLSQIMNNRTDEPPKPNNVELLIANSYPETLEKSLRENEQFYTLQSAARRGNTDRGSITSSVSEKKRISFRDAASLSEPRLKDGDHSVQENYARFFNIQRIPSMWHKIAENPLPTTSSIPNQIFKIKRSSDDMLTIEIRSVRWNESAVERLLEAKVSLYYVEFTFLDLYGHRLETPHSASFITNQGEVRLEHTFNFRVNIELDTKHHAERREELKKMLLPDGNDAVRFVVVNENRSTDFDVGHSSEDIGYSSIKLRNELRKASTQNESELFVEAPIYDFGHEHAELGILTIKFDNIKLLLPLMPNGSL
- the LOC125769903 gene encoding kinesin-related protein 4-like isoform X2 produces the protein MGKDTVREKDIAAMAGSSRRSGRPVSASPYSENYRPPIDLCQRHLINHRLMVSKLTRRELEDKYLSLCDENYTIKKRFLEQEEQIKRLKTKLTRLSNESNNRSKSRLDMASSEHYRLHDLELQRRELHEKLEALRRATSIEGQRMQSVTKGNSTARTSAVNQRRSKSARPAKDADAGRRECKSSSPSNDGYDEEDDRHHRPVGRPSTDDRTEDDDDDSADRAVHRNNHRKSYGADDEDEDDDEEHGVVAGVDEDRDVLSGDSDDLNQSERESGRVEGKGGIVGVPSTKMIAKDRRHGTAKSKARQVQCPDCERHRTEQLTRETDLVKMKLNIKYLHKELQNEKEKSTLLARQLEEKLSYEIMKRNATENLEILNLNRQVEDLAKELQRQVDEQKRSMEHEMRKQGDLEAQIRKEKDKNASLFEECERLKKNIEKLKENMSEVEIERDFLKRQQENFTKIVDENKLLKYQLDELRKHNEELLRQIDTLKEEELVTKESQRELLEKLKTLQQDNDTLSVMLEGLRTENELLAEERTQLEHSLKSLEASPIKEVRPVSPTRPSMSVSVQTEHYQAENGTPISETFEPGKVFLKEPSPVERSVKTMHEREPFTLAPTPLSRRSSVAARMSRERHAYEAADAAQQLFRQVSVSQMIPKLSQIMNNRTDEPPKPNNVELLIANSYPETLEKSLRENEQFYTLQSAARRGNTDRGSITSSVSEKKRISFRDAASLSEPRLKDGDHSVQENYARFFNIQRIPSMWHKIAENPLPTTSSIPNQIFKIKRSSDDMLTIEIRSVRWNESAVERLLEAKVSLYYVEFTFLDLYGHRLETPHSASFITNQGEVRLEHTFNFRVNIELDTKHHAERREELKKMLLPDGNDAVRFVVVNENRSTDFDVGHSSEDIGYSSIKLRNELRKASTQNESELFVEAPIYDFGHEHAELGILTIKFDNIKLLLPLMPNGSL